One Styela clava chromosome 4, kaStyClav1.hap1.2, whole genome shotgun sequence genomic window, TTCGCTGACAACAATCAATATTCCGGTGTTTGATTTGTTGTATAATTTCCAAGTCTTGATAAACATTTCAGCCAAACCAAGTGTCATATCTGCGCTATCAAAATCTTGCTCAAATGGAATTCTTGCTTTCAGTAAAGAGCGTTTGTAAACATGCTTGAGAAAACTTGCTACACCAAATCCCCATCCTGAAACACCCCATTCCAAAAGTTTAGGAAGTTGGATTCCTTCATCAGTTTCAGTCACCATGTAATCTGCTCTCGTTATTGATAGCTCATACCGGTCCTGGAACATGACTCATTTACCATATGTATTTTAAATAACAGATTATTCATAAAGAGTCGTTCAATTACACGATAAATCGGTAGGAAGTGTTAAAAACAACACATGTGAATCTGTAGTTAATTTATTACATCGTGAAGACGTGAAGAGTGTTAtaattatattcattttcaggtCCAGCAGTTGGAAAAATACCATTGCAACGTATCAATTTCTACACATGCATTCATGAATCAAGAACTTGCCATGATATATTTTCTGTCAAGTAGAACCCTACCCGCACCTGCAACCGACCTTCGACACTTACATCTCGGACAAGAATAAACAGTTTACTTACCTCACGATTGACTGATTTCGACACTCTTTCGTATATGCCGAACATTTTTTTAATGAGCCAGTCCGCTTTCGCAACACTAAAAGTAAATATATAACTCCATATTCATTCCGCATACCTAAAGATCACAGACAAGCATGAAACGGTATGAGACTTACAAAACTGTCTAAAGAATGATATTTTTTCCTGTACTAAGTTCCTATTTATGTGATCTCAGACTAGATATGAGTTTGTTGAATAAGTTGTTATATATTTATGATCACTACATTCGCAAACTGAGTAGGATTTACCTGTCCAATCCTTTCTTCACAAAATCGAAATCAAAACTGACATTATGATGAAGTTTGTGAAATTCTGGGCAAACTTGGTTTACTCTGCGCATAACATCAACGGGCATTCTCGAgggaaacaaacaaaatggagCCATCTTGTCATGCTGCAAAACCAACCATTAGTAAATTTTATTCGACATAGATCACCTATTTTTAACGCATGATATCTGGATAAATTGCGAGTGCTAACTAAAAGAGAACAAAACTCTTAATGCGGCTTCAATCGTACGCCCATGTGTATAACTGATAACATTTTACTATCAGCGCAACGAATTTTACTTGAATGTAATTATTCTGTGTGGACAAATTTCGGTTGACAAGGATACAGTGAATGAAAATAGTTAGTCTTATCATTTTTTGGAATTTACtttctaaaaattaaatattttgacggaagagatgtttttttttatttttcataaaggTGTATAGTGATCAAACCTGGCAGAGCGAGGGACAATACAACCAATTTTcgagaattttaatttttatagaaAAACCTAAAACTAGTTTAATCTTCCACAATAATGATAGATACGTACTGGTTTTCTTGACTCGTCATACCACTGAAAGAAAAATTTTTGCTTCTTGGCCTCTTCGATCGCTGATGTTGAGCATTTTTTCAACCATTCTTTCGattgaaatacattttcaaattgatGTTCAATAACAAAATTATCAGAAGacattttcaatgtatttaGTATATCTTTATGAACCgggtaatatattttattatatatgtatctgaaataaaataaatatcctTCTTTTCATGTGATATGCGAATCACTTCTAAACAAAAGACTATACAAAAATACCATCTATGGCAAGTGTATAGTCAATTTTTGTGCCTGACCAACGAGGAAAGATCGTGTTTCTTTTAGAACACGAAAACCGTTAATGTGATGAATGAACTTATCAATTTATCGATTTTCAGAGCAAACGTGATAAGCAAACACATTATCATCATATAGGTAAAagctgaaaatgctgcctcacacGTGTGGGTCGTTGCCAAAGGCAATAAAATCTTAATTGCCTTTTCTTACAGCAATGGATACTCATCCATAACGCTCAAACAAAAAGATAAAATGGCTTTTGGTTTGattgaaatcaaatattaaaGATCGATCagattattttcatattgatgaGGATCCTCCGTTCAGTCATCACGGACCACCAGGGGCACCGTAGTTTGGGAAACCTTGCTTTAGAAattaattatcaatatttctgTACAGAAAAAAAACTTCTCACTTACATCAAACCATATAGGGTGAGACATTACTTACACTAACAATTTATTCTTAACCTTCAAGTGCATGACATACTGTAGTGTTAAAATGTCCACAAAACGTCATGGTCAATTTCAAATCGTAACATTCTATAAGGCAAATTTATTAATCGCACACAACCATCAATATCCCATCGTTTGAACTCTTGCTCCCTTTTCAAAGTTTGGTAAATATTTCTGCCAGACCAGGCGTCATATCTGTGCCAGCAAAACCGTGCTCATGTTGAATTCTCGCTTCCAGTAAAAAGCTTTTGTAAATCTGCTTGAGAAAACTTGCTACACCTAATGTTTGTTATCGTGAAATTGGGGGGAGACGTCTGGTGCTATGCCGCGATATCACGAGAAAAGCgcaaatttgaattgaaacacTTACATCGATATTTGGCTCGGACCAGTTGTAGAGCCCATTTGatgttacttttacttttgtaaaCGACTCTATTGGGTATGAAAAGTTCATAAGCATCGTATTGCAAAGTCGTCGTCGTTGTTAGTCTTGATATTGAAACGACCTTTTGTTGAAGGGGATATTCGCGTTTCTCCACAACCAAGTTTAGAATTTTCAGTGCTTAAGAAAGAAGTGGCAAAAggctattttattttcaaatcaactCTGGGTATTACGGGACCCGATATTAAAtcccaaattttgctgttttatttcaattcattgtgatattttttcttCTGTCAAAAGTTACCGCCGCCGTTGCGAATGTCCGCCGTTTGGCTGAGGGAATTCGCTGCTATGGTTAACATTTTTATTGGAAACGAAGTGAACCTATCGATCGTTATGTTGTTAGTTCAGCTTgatagaaatataaatatattgttgcaGAAGCTACCAATATCAAAAGCTCAAGTGCCCAACGTGTTGTCACAGAAAAACCACCACAACCAGTGGCCACGTCTGCTCGGAGTTTTGCCTGGATTTAAACAGAACAGGTTCTGATAACTATTGTAACATTAGCGTGACAGCAACCCGACCTGATGTTTAATTGTGAGTACCAGCATTTGTTGGTAATTGTCATTACAACAATTGATGCTGTTTGACAGAAATTACTCGTAGGAACCATCGTACTCATGCAAGCCTTAATCAGGTTAAAAAATTGGCCGCTACTTCTATCATAGTAGTAATTACTACTGTTAATACTAGTAACATAAAAACATCCTGGTCAGGATTTCTgacattcaattcaattcaatcaAAACATTCAATTGCAGGTACCATTCTTTGATAATACAACAAAGTCAGCGTGCAAATGATCCGGCGTCTATTTCGCCGTCGCCTGGACCTCTCCAGAGCATGCGGtctaattaggcttcccgctgcttgtcaacagggaacctattgtattcctgtgttttaatattattatttatttattattatttattattattattatttttttttcaaattggtcctacaaacttgaaattcacctcaaaagTTCTCTTATGCAGACTCTGCTATAGCCAAAAACAGTTATTCAGTGCAATTGTGGGCATCTGAAAATACAACACACAAAAAACAGAGTACattgaaatatagaaaaagaaacaaaattcTCAGTTGTTCTCTGCACATATGTATTCCTCCTGTTGCAATGTACATTGTCTCATTCAAAAAAATGTAACTTGTTAATTTTATACCCATTGAAAAGCGTTTTTTCCCCCTCATTGTGCAAACGCCTTGAAGCGTACATTCATCTAAACTTTCATTATCGCTGCCAGATCTCTCGGACAAAGTTATAGCCATCTTCAaaacgaaataaatatttttattttgaagtttgCATGTAAATGGATCCATGAAAAGAGAATTCGCAAAATGCTAAATATTACATCGCCTGTATATTTTCATGTGTATCTACAATGCTTAATCACCAAATATTTTTGGCGAAACTATCAAAACTAATTAATACTGAACTAATCGTAAAATATAAAACGGTAACATGcataatgtatttttgtattttttgagaAAGCAATTATTAATAAGGTATGTGCATGTGTAATAAACAaggtacatatatatacaaaatttctAGACGCGGTTCAGGTTCAGGTGATCTTTCCagagaaaaatcaaaatttatgtatttgTCGTTAGAGAACACAGATGATAGTCATTGTATAGTAAGTCAAATATCCAATTCTGAAAACAGTTGGAAGAATTGAATACGATGGATGAGCCACGGATTGCGGTTATAACTAAATTTAGTTGGATttgttgtaaattattttttgtaaccTATTTACCCAGATTTTAACAACAATGGTTTGCTTTCATCAATGATGCTTCTTCGTTGACTCGGAGTGTCTGTTTCATGAACCATCTCTGCAGAGAGTCGTCTATAGTCTGGTTTAACAAGGGCAACAAGGCAGCACTGCATAAAACATGCAATCAAAGGAACTATGATAGCCATGGTTGCCCCATGCATGTCCATAATTTTTCTAATCACAGCACCAAAAATGAACGCTGCCACCTCGGAAGGAAAATAATATATTGACATAAGTATCGTATTGTCGAACGGGTAGATGACTTCAGTGAGAAATTCCGTAAAAATGACGTTGGAGCATATGCGCAAGGCCGCAAGCGCGGGATAGAGAACGATTAACACtggaaaatatttacataaatgCCCAAAATATATTCCTCCAGTTACCAGCAACATTCCGACAAcgactgaaaaaaataatttttgagctAGTCACAAAATACTGAATTAACGTTTTCTACATGAATTACAGTATTTGCAATAAAAGTCCAAGTCTACAGGTAAGTTTGCGAAAAATACACACCTGTACATATGTAGGCCTATATATAATGTTTCAGAAAGTATGTATTTTTGTCTGGTTACAGGGTAATGCAAAGTTTGCATGTGCGGTATGCAAGAAAATAGCATATGATATGTATTAGAAGATGTCTGGATCGTAgataaataaattgtgcaaTATTAACTGTGAATAGAGTAATTCAAGtgataaaagaataacatatatacTAACACCTAGATGACTTACTTGCCATAGCGAATTCTTTGAATTTCTTTAATCTGTCCAAATAGTATCCAACAGCAAGACCAGCAATTATCGATGCAAGAGTACCAGCTATTCTAATCCACCCAATTTCACGGTATGTTACTTCGGGAAATGTCATTGAGATCAACGAAGGAGCAAGCACTTTTGCTAATATCAAGGCTGACAATCCAAGTGAGTTAGCACTAGCAAGAAGTAGAAATTGACGATTTACCAACAAATTCAAAACTAATTTCAAGAAAGATGTGTCTACTTCATGGGAAGCCCTTTCGTTTTTATCCGCTTTTAACGAAGTAAGTATGTTAGCCTGCGCTGCTCCCGGCGGTGTTGGTGGttgatttttcaacataaaaacgaaaaacaatGCTGATATCGTAAGAATGAGAGCAGAAGTTCCTTTTGTGCTCATGAAAATAAGCCTAATATCATGGAAATTGTTCTCTATTTGAGTAGCGTTTCTGTAAGGAAGACACATAGGGTAGACTAATGCTGCTGTCGCCTCTCCCAAACTCACAGCGGACCATGTTACGCCGATGGCGGTCGCCGTTTCCTGTGCAGGAAACCAGCTAGCAGCAAGCGTAACCGGTAATATAAAATTGATTCCGTTGGATAATCCAGTAAATAGTACTGCAGATAGAATCATCGGATACAGTTTTCTGCAAAAAAATAAGAAGCATATGCGGTTAAAGTGTGTCATACGTACACTGTACATTTaaatattgtgaaaaacatcaacCGTGGGGCAGGTTATTTggtacatgaaaaataaaactatacaaGAATTACATAACTTGCCTGTTTTTAAATGCAAAAGTTCCTACGCCGATTCCGATACCAGCCGACAGCGCCATTATTGTTGCTTGAAATCGTAacccaattttatttttgaaaattggtaTCAACACCGTACATACTCCAGCCACCAAGAAGTTCAACAGCGTCAAAATATCTATTTGAAATGGGGTGACGTTGAAGTAATTCGCGACGACGTCATTTACAAAACTGTACGAATAAATTTCACAGAGAATGATCGCCATGCAAATTGATAAAACTGCTAGAAACACCCAACGAATTGAATAAACTTTGTATTCCATCTCTTCTATCTGAGAACAATagaaaatatattctattttcaaagGACATTCAAAGTCGAAAACTACCGTTGCATCAGCAATGCATTGGCGTTACATCAGACCTTATAATATTACAATAATCAcaaaaatgtgtgtgatggtgGGGAGTGGGTAAAACAAAACGTTCAAAAATGATTTCGCAAAACAACGCAGTATACGAAGTCGAGAAACATACAGTTCTTTGAGAATAGCATTTCTTTTCAGATGCAAAATTATCttgtggttgaaaatttttaattttagtcgTTTAACATGGCTCGTTTTGGGCAACTTTCGtttgataattttaaaatctcTAATAGTACCTTTAAATGCCATAATGAGACGTATAAAAACCATCTCTTTCAATATGCCCGTTATACCTTTTATCACTTGCATTTCCTTTGTTGTTTATTCCGGCCTTTTATTATTGGTAATTTTGATATTCAGGATGACTTATAAGGAGAATAGTTGCAGAATTTATGTACTAATTTCGCAAATTGTTTACTAGATAAGAATAAAAAATCTAGACAAACGACATGTGCAAAATGTAGCTAGGCTCGATGATGAGCCGTGCAAATTCGAAACTCTGTATCTAAAAGAACATGCGATGTGCAGAGGATTGAAATAATGGAAATGGAATTAACAATAAACGAAGTACTCTCTTTAATATCTGACAATCTGCATCTTTTTAACGAGTTCTTtcagttataatttttttgagaATTGCAGAAGAAAATTCTTGAAGTTTTGAATATTTCGGGATGGAATATTACGAAATATTTGATTCGTGGACTTATTTGAATCATCCAACTCAATTTTTCTAAAAAGTTCGAACCAAAAGTTGTAATTTAAGTGTGCTGCGAACGATTTCATCTATCGTTCTTACCTGAGCTTTGACTTGGCCGATAGGGAGAACTGCACATTCACGCTACTAATCGATGTTGATATCGTCCTTGAGTTTCTAATTCACCTTCTGCTTAGAGAAACAATTTTCAATGGAACTAATAAGAAAGCAAATTCTATTCGCCGCTTCTTACAGcaataaattctaaaaaaatctATTCTAGCCAACGATTAACAAGACTATGATAACACTACAAAATCTCGTTTCAATAAGTTTGAAAagcaaacaacaaaaaaacacgGTGTATTTTTGACTGACGCTGAGACTGACGCCGGGTGCAAGGAAAATAAGGACAAACCTTGACTAACTGGTATGTACGATAAACGAGGCGTACATGCCTCCTCGAAAGTTGTTTGTTTTCCGCAAAGAAACTCGACAAACGTTCAGGAAATAACATATCATGCGCTTGTTTTAATGTCATATTGATCAAGCATATCCCACTGATAAAGTTTCAGATATGCTTCGTTAGTGCGTTTGG contains:
- the LOC120327093 gene encoding choline/ethanolamine transporter FLVCR2-like — protein: MALSAGIGIGVGTFAFKNRKLYPMILSAVLFTGLSNGINFILPVTLAASWFPAQETATAIGVTWSAVSLGEATAALVYPMCLPYRNATQIENNFHDIRLIFMSTKGTSALILTISALFFVFMLKNQPPTPPGAAQANILTSLKADKNERASHEVDTSFLKLVLNLLVNRQFLLLASANSLGLSALILAKVLAPSLISMTFPEVTYREIGWIRIAGTLASIIAGLAVGYYLDRLKKFKEFAMAIVVGMLLVTGGIYFGHLCKYFPVLIVLYPALAALRICSNVIFTEFLTEVIYPFDNTILMSIYYFPSEVAAFIFGAVIRKIMDMHGATMAIIVPLIACFMQCCLVALVKPDYRRLSAEMVHETDTPSQRRSIIDESKPLLLKSG